One genomic segment of Candidatus Eremiobacterota bacterium includes these proteins:
- the yedF gene encoding sulfurtransferase-like selenium metabolism protein YedF — protein sequence MVKELDCRGLSCPGPVVSTKKALEEMEEGALRVLVDSSAAFENVKRFAQTWGCAVTGTTRENDFVIEIRKESSGPIEKVPLKASLKVTAYVNSDTIGVGPEELGRILMRAFLKTLPEVTPAVTALVFLNRGVHCAVEGSAFLETLRDLECAGLEIHSCGTCLDYFGMMDKVKAGKVSNMYEILQILAGSDRVVRP from the coding sequence ATGGTGAAAGAGCTTGACTGCCGGGGCCTGAGCTGCCCCGGGCCCGTGGTGAGCACGAAAAAGGCCCTTGAGGAGATGGAGGAAGGCGCCCTCAGGGTTCTTGTTGACTCGAGCGCCGCCTTTGAGAACGTGAAACGCTTCGCCCAGACGTGGGGCTGCGCCGTGACAGGCACCACCCGTGAGAATGATTTCGTGATAGAGATAAGGAAAGAATCTTCAGGCCCCATTGAAAAAGTGCCGTTGAAAGCCTCTCTCAAGGTGACGGCCTACGTGAACTCCGATACCATAGGTGTGGGTCCCGAGGAGCTTGGACGGATTCTGATGCGGGCCTTCTTGAAAACCCTGCCCGAGGTGACGCCGGCAGTCACCGCCCTTGTCTTTCTGAACCGCGGAGTCCATTGCGCCGTTGAAGGATCGGCATTCCTTGAGACCCTCAGGGATCTGGAGTGCGCCGGCCTGGAGATCCACTCATGCGGCACCTGTCTTGACTATTTCGGCATGATGGACAAGGTGAAGGCGGGAAAAGTATCCAATATGTATGAGATCCTGCAGATCCTGGCAGGCTCCGACAGGGTGGTGCGTCCCTGA
- a CDS encoding aminotransferase class V-fold PLP-dependent enzyme — protein sequence MQHVLYLDNAATSFPKPPGVLKAMEECLARHGGNPGRSGHRLSLEAGRIVFRAREKVAQLLGVSDSARVIFTSNATMAINITLFGFLREGDHVVTTSMEHNAVMRPLRHLEKIRHLKLTIVQCTPEGRLEARHVKEALTGETRLIVMTGASNVTGTLFPVAEVAALKGKVPLLVDAAQTAGAVPLAPERDGIDMAAFSGHKSLMGPMGTGVLYMRQGMELEPLFFGGTGSLSESEEMPEFLPDRFECGTLNVVGLAGLEAAAGHILEHGVEAVGAHERSLMAHLIEGLSSLGGVTIHGTASPRESVAIVSLTMEGHDPAALAHALDRQFSIMVRPGLHCAPLAHRTIGTFPAGTLRVSPGFSTSHEDIGAFLSALGAIKDSRHG from the coding sequence ATGCAGCATGTCTTGTATCTCGATAATGCCGCCACCTCTTTCCCCAAGCCTCCCGGCGTGCTGAAGGCAATGGAGGAGTGCCTCGCCCGCCATGGAGGAAACCCGGGACGGTCGGGCCACAGGCTCTCCCTAGAAGCGGGGAGAATCGTCTTCCGGGCCCGTGAAAAGGTGGCGCAGCTCTTGGGAGTAAGCGATTCGGCGAGAGTCATCTTCACCTCCAATGCCACCATGGCCATCAACATCACCCTTTTCGGCTTCCTGAGAGAAGGCGATCACGTCGTGACGACGTCCATGGAGCACAATGCCGTCATGAGGCCCCTGAGGCACCTGGAGAAGATCAGACACCTTAAGCTCACCATCGTGCAATGCACTCCAGAAGGGCGCCTTGAAGCCCGGCATGTCAAGGAGGCACTCACCGGCGAGACTCGCCTGATTGTCATGACCGGCGCTTCCAATGTGACCGGCACTCTTTTCCCTGTCGCTGAAGTGGCGGCCCTCAAGGGCAAAGTGCCTCTGCTGGTCGATGCGGCGCAGACTGCCGGCGCCGTTCCCCTTGCGCCCGAGCGGGACGGCATCGACATGGCAGCCTTCTCGGGCCATAAATCCCTCATGGGCCCCATGGGGACAGGGGTGCTCTATATGCGGCAGGGCATGGAGCTTGAGCCTCTTTTCTTCGGCGGCACGGGAAGCCTCTCGGAGAGCGAGGAGATGCCTGAGTTCCTCCCCGACAGGTTTGAGTGCGGCACCCTCAATGTCGTGGGACTTGCCGGCCTGGAGGCAGCCGCCGGGCATATCCTGGAGCATGGGGTAGAAGCCGTCGGCGCCCATGAGAGAAGCCTCATGGCGCACCTTATCGAAGGGCTTTCCTCCCTGGGCGGGGTTACGATCCATGGCACGGCTTCGCCCCGTGAATCCGTGGCAATAGTCTCCCTCACCATGGAAGGCCATGATCCTGCAGCTCTCGCCCATGCCCTCGACAGGCAGTTTTCCATCATGGTGCGGCCCGGCCTTCACTGCGCCCCCCTGGCGCACCGCACCATCGGGACCTTCCCGGCAGGGACCCTCAGGGTCTCACCTGGTTTCAGCACTTCCCATGAGGACATAGGAGCTTTCCTCTCTGCCCTCGGTGCCATAAAGGATTCGCGCCATGGATGA
- a CDS encoding DUF3343 domain-containing protein, whose product MDEEKCLVTFRSIHQVIKAESLLAGQGIWCDMIPNPRSIVTDCGMSLIFFCRDQEAAYRALAGGTVSPAAAYRKQGDSYSLIPEGAQDGNDDTPH is encoded by the coding sequence ATGGATGAAGAAAAGTGTCTAGTCACATTCAGATCAATTCACCAGGTTATCAAGGCTGAGAGCCTCCTTGCCGGGCAGGGCATATGGTGCGACATGATCCCAAACCCGCGGTCAATTGTCACGGACTGCGGCATGTCCCTCATCTTTTTCTGCCGCGACCAGGAAGCCGCTTACAGAGCTCTCGCCGGGGGCACGGTTTCTCCCGCGGCGGCGTACAGAAAACAGGGAGACTCCTATAGCCTGATTCCGGAAGGAGCACAAGATGGGAACGACGATACGCCTCACTGA